The following coding sequences lie in one Numida meleagris isolate 19003 breed g44 Domestic line chromosome Z, NumMel1.0, whole genome shotgun sequence genomic window:
- the TMEM215 gene encoding transmembrane protein 215, with protein sequence MARTMRPDDINPRTGLVVALVSVFLVFGFMFTVSGIKGETLGDIPQAIGPAICLPGIAAIALTRKTDGCTKWPQNKRPCCKEIRDRDVMELLRTPSDLESGKGSCDELARKVYQKDQRVLRGEDLVSICTTATTATTGECKNLIRKVDQEEMLRYLETCYPEMPGNVFVADGSTCSALEKKSSSPSRDSATCPDVEDNIFVAPKDSIIVCSYKENSPYDKYCCYINPTGVASDQETIV encoded by the coding sequence ATGGCGCGTACCATGAGACCCGACGACATCAACCCCCGGACGGGGCTGGTGGTGGCTCTGGTCAGCGTCTTCCTGGTGTTTGGCTTCATGTTCACCGTGTCCGGCATCAAGGGGGAGACCCTGGGGGACATCCCACAGGCCATCGGGCCTGCCATCTGCCTGCCGGGCATCGCCGCCATCGCCCTCACCAGAAAGACTGATGGCTGCACCAAGTGGCCCCAGAACAAGCGTCCATGCTGTAAGGAAATCAGGGACCGGGACGTGATGGAGCTGCTGAGAACTCCTTCAGACCTGGAGTCTGGCAAGGGAAGCTGCGATGAGCTGGCCAGGAAGGTGTACCAGAAGGACCAGAGAGTGCTGCGAGGTGAGGACTTGGTGTCCATCTGCACCACCGCCACCACCGCCACCACAGGAGAGTGCAAGAACCTCATCAGAAAGGTGGAccaggaggagatgctgaggtACCTGGAGACCTGCTACCCGGAGATGCCAGGGAATGTGTTTGTGGCAGATGGCTCCACGTGCAGTGCCTTAGAGAAGAAGAGCTCTTCTCCCAGCAGGGACAGCGCCACTTGCCCGGACGTCGAAGACAACATTTTTGTTGCTCCCAAAGACAGTATCATTGTCTGCTCTTACAAGGAGAACAGCCCTTACGACAAATACTGTTGTTACATCAACCCGACTGGAGTCGCCTCGGACCAGGAGACCATAGTGTGA